Genomic DNA from Longimicrobium sp.:
ACCCGTGCCATCCCAGCGCCCGGGCCGAAACGGCCCACGGGAGCAGGAACACGGTTTCCACGTCGAAGACGATGAACAGGATCGCCACGACGTAGAACTTCACCGAGAACCGCTCGCGCGTTCCCCCCAGCGGCACCATGCCGCTTTCGTAGGGCGCCGACTTGTTCTTGGTGGCCTTTCCCGGGCTGAGCACCGTGGACAGCACCACCATGAAGATGGCGTTGACCACCGAGACGGCCAGGAGGATCAGCACCGGGATGTAGGGTCGAAGCATCGCTTCGGGCCTGTCCTGTAACAGGAGTTTGTGAAACGTTTCACTAGGGTGGAGCCGCGGCAAGATACAGCCCCGTATCACCGGGGTCAAGCCAGCCCCGGCGCGGG
This window encodes:
- a CDS encoding NADH-quinone oxidoreductase subunit A; translation: MLRPYIPVLILLAVSVVNAIFMVVLSTVLSPGKATKNKSAPYESGMVPLGGTRERFSVKFYVVAILFIVFDVETVFLLPWAVSARALGWHGFATAMIFVFILTVGLVYEWKKGALEWD